The following proteins are encoded in a genomic region of Sorangiineae bacterium MSr12523:
- a CDS encoding MOSC domain-containing protein, producing MLVSSLHVYPIKSAGGLTPPAIKVEKWGPFGDRRWMLVDADGVLISARQEPRLFVVKAEPESDSLDAPMDPNGILIVRGPHAEPLRLVPPSPPYERITVRLHRDRFEATLVGPQADAWFGSLLGRNDVHLVWMDDPATRRPVDPLYSDPGDRVAMADGFPLLITTFASLRQLNAWIAESAPEEPPMIMQRFRPNLVIDGLDEPFAEDNWKRIRIGDVAFRVVKPCVRCVMTTIEPNTLAKGKEPLRTLARHHKWNGGATFGMNITPDHEGVIRVGDAIRVL from the coding sequence TTGCTCGTCTCCTCGCTGCACGTTTATCCCATCAAGTCCGCGGGCGGGCTCACGCCGCCGGCCATCAAAGTCGAAAAGTGGGGCCCCTTCGGTGATCGCCGCTGGATGCTCGTCGATGCCGACGGCGTCCTCATCAGTGCCCGGCAGGAGCCGCGTCTTTTCGTGGTGAAGGCCGAGCCCGAGTCGGATTCGCTCGACGCGCCAATGGATCCGAACGGCATCCTGATTGTCCGAGGCCCGCATGCCGAGCCGCTCCGCCTCGTTCCACCGTCACCACCTTACGAACGGATCACGGTGCGGCTTCATCGCGATCGCTTCGAGGCCACCTTGGTTGGCCCTCAGGCCGATGCGTGGTTCGGATCCTTGCTCGGCCGCAACGATGTTCACCTCGTCTGGATGGATGACCCCGCGACGCGCCGCCCCGTCGATCCGCTCTACAGCGATCCCGGGGATCGGGTTGCCATGGCCGACGGCTTTCCGCTTTTGATCACGACGTTTGCGTCCCTTCGTCAATTGAACGCGTGGATCGCGGAGTCCGCGCCCGAGGAGCCGCCCATGATCATGCAGCGGTTTCGACCGAACCTCGTCATCGACGGCCTGGACGAGCCCTTCGCCGAGGACAACTGGAAGCGCATTCGGATTGGCGACGTGGCGTTTCGCGTCGTGAAACCCTGCGTACGCTGCGTCATGACGACCATCGAGCCGAATACGCTCGCAAAGGGCAAAGAGCCGCTCCGTACCCTTGCCCGCCACCACAAGTGGAACGGGGGCGCCACGTTTGGCATGAACATCACGCCCGATCACGAAGGCGTCATTCGGGTTGGCGACGCCATCCGTGTCTTGTAA
- a CDS encoding NAD(P)-dependent oxidoreductase, translating into MSNVEIAPGKTRIGWIGTGVMGASMAGHLLARGYAVTVTSRTRSKAESLLAKGASWADTAGDVSKASDVVFTMLGFPKEVRSVVLGDGGLAATARAGQIFVDMSTSEPSLAREIEAACRARGAHAVDAPVSGGDVGAREARLSIMIGGEAAIVEALTPLWETMGKTFVRQGDAGAGQHTKMVNQILIATGMIGVCEALLYAHRAGLDAERVLQSVAPGAAGSWSLSNYGPRILAGNFDPGFYVEHFIKDMGIALDEAKRLGLSLPGLALAEQLYLSVQALGWGKKGTHALQLALARLSGIDWEKR; encoded by the coding sequence ATGAGCAACGTCGAAATCGCTCCGGGCAAAACGCGGATTGGATGGATTGGCACAGGCGTGATGGGCGCCTCGATGGCGGGGCACCTTTTGGCACGCGGCTACGCGGTGACGGTGACGAGCCGCACGCGCAGCAAGGCCGAGTCGCTTCTCGCGAAAGGAGCGAGCTGGGCCGATACCGCCGGCGACGTGTCGAAGGCATCCGATGTGGTGTTCACCATGCTGGGATTCCCCAAGGAAGTTCGCTCCGTCGTGCTGGGAGATGGCGGCTTGGCGGCCACCGCACGCGCGGGCCAGATCTTCGTCGACATGAGCACGAGCGAACCCAGCCTCGCGCGCGAAATCGAAGCTGCATGCCGCGCGCGCGGGGCGCACGCCGTCGATGCACCGGTGTCGGGCGGCGACGTGGGCGCGCGCGAGGCGCGGCTGTCGATCATGATCGGCGGCGAGGCCGCCATCGTGGAGGCGCTCACGCCGCTCTGGGAAACGATGGGCAAGACGTTCGTGCGGCAGGGCGATGCGGGCGCGGGGCAGCACACCAAAATGGTGAATCAGATTCTGATCGCCACCGGCATGATTGGCGTATGCGAAGCGCTCCTGTACGCGCACCGCGCAGGCTTGGACGCCGAGCGCGTGCTGCAATCGGTGGCACCGGGTGCGGCGGGGAGCTGGTCGCTCTCGAACTACGGGCCGCGCATTCTCGCGGGGAATTTCGATCCGGGGTTTTACGTGGAGCACTTCATCAAGGACATGGGCATCGCCCTCGATGAAGCAAAGCGCCTCGGTTTGAGCTTGCCCGGCCTGGCGCTGGCCGAGCAGCTTTATCTGTCGGTGCAGGCCCTGGGCTGGGGAAAGAAAGGCACGCACGCGTTGCAACTGGCGCTGGCGCGACTTTCGGGCATCGACTGGGAGAAACGCTAA
- a CDS encoding FUSC family protein, which yields MRATLDAIVPDIAKGLRAALATVVPFYLVGALDRPELTWVALGGWLGSLADPGGARGSRAAGIFVFATVGGVLVALAQAVSPWPWAVTLVLAASAFATSMLRAVGGWGGSIGMMLLITMCVAVARTTGTPVRDGLFFFCGATWAMLLSSIVWPVWTHRAVRRAIAEIFGALAAYASGLATNLREVETSKPHLDEDHWGTLARTHQRTIRAAIEGARAVSLASRTRRSGESLLGSNLRLLIGNAEIEFFALIAFGEELETLTNPMSRDAAARTLDALAARYEEIRARLQMRNVPPVDLQQRPDASLTPQSPVARLAERLLERSRLALTVARAPDQVTVNNDEQDVPHAHRAVLRDLRDEWENFVDAFSLSSSVFRHALRVTIMMAVAYVIAREVSPTHIPWVTITALVVLQPYPGAVVRRAIERVVGTVLGSVVAVAIMVAVHDPLALALIMFPLSAASVVTKPRSYRLFTFFLTPVFVLVAAHFESSWWTAAARTGDALIGGMIALVFALVLFPSREQKRLADALGAVVGSLERYADTMFDILEKGDRGESGARTTEVRRSLGRALGEAETSLERMLAEPRSFQSGADDAVQLVTYARRFSAALTALDLQLAAHKVADSPDRAEILGPLRAYVDGVLEATGTFVRDGQRTPLPAAPALPASADAALRRVLRHTELVASVAWGSSRG from the coding sequence ATGCGCGCCACGCTCGACGCGATCGTTCCCGATATCGCCAAGGGGCTGCGTGCGGCCTTGGCGACGGTGGTGCCATTTTACCTGGTGGGCGCGCTGGATCGGCCGGAGCTCACGTGGGTGGCGCTCGGCGGCTGGCTCGGATCGCTCGCCGATCCGGGCGGGGCCCGTGGATCGCGCGCGGCGGGCATTTTCGTCTTCGCCACGGTGGGCGGCGTGCTGGTGGCGCTCGCCCAGGCGGTCTCGCCGTGGCCTTGGGCGGTGACCCTGGTGCTGGCGGCATCGGCGTTTGCAACGTCGATGCTGCGGGCCGTCGGCGGGTGGGGCGGCAGCATCGGGATGATGCTGCTCATCACCATGTGCGTCGCCGTAGCGCGCACCACGGGCACGCCGGTGCGCGATGGCCTCTTCTTCTTTTGCGGCGCAACGTGGGCGATGCTGCTCTCGTCCATCGTGTGGCCGGTGTGGACGCATCGGGCCGTGCGCCGGGCGATCGCGGAAATTTTCGGCGCGCTCGCGGCGTATGCGTCGGGACTTGCCACGAACTTGCGCGAGGTCGAAACGTCGAAGCCGCACCTCGACGAGGATCATTGGGGAACGCTGGCGCGCACGCACCAGCGCACCATCCGCGCGGCCATCGAGGGAGCGCGCGCGGTGTCGCTGGCCTCGCGCACGCGGCGATCGGGCGAGAGCTTGCTCGGGAGCAATTTGCGGCTTCTCATCGGCAATGCCGAAATCGAGTTTTTCGCGCTGATTGCCTTCGGCGAGGAGCTGGAAACGCTGACCAATCCGATGAGCCGCGATGCGGCGGCGCGCACGTTGGATGCCCTCGCGGCGCGCTACGAAGAGATCCGCGCTCGGCTGCAGATGCGCAATGTGCCCCCCGTCGATCTGCAGCAGCGGCCCGATGCGTCGCTCACGCCACAAAGCCCCGTCGCAAGGCTCGCCGAACGGCTGCTCGAGCGAAGCCGGCTAGCGCTCACGGTGGCGCGGGCGCCGGACCAGGTCACCGTGAACAACGACGAGCAAGATGTGCCGCACGCGCATCGCGCGGTGCTGCGCGATTTGCGCGACGAGTGGGAAAACTTCGTCGATGCGTTCTCGTTGAGCTCCTCCGTGTTTCGGCATGCGCTGCGGGTGACGATCATGATGGCGGTGGCGTACGTCATCGCACGCGAAGTGTCGCCGACGCACATCCCGTGGGTCACCATCACCGCGCTCGTGGTGCTGCAGCCCTACCCGGGGGCCGTGGTGCGACGGGCCATCGAGCGCGTGGTGGGCACGGTGCTGGGTAGCGTCGTCGCGGTGGCCATCATGGTGGCCGTCCACGATCCGCTGGCCCTGGCGCTGATCATGTTTCCGCTGTCGGCCGCCTCCGTGGTGACGAAGCCGCGAAGCTATCGGCTTTTCACCTTCTTTCTCACGCCGGTGTTCGTGCTGGTGGCGGCCCATTTCGAATCGAGTTGGTGGACGGCGGCCGCGCGCACGGGCGATGCGCTCATCGGCGGTATGATTGCGTTGGTCTTCGCGCTGGTGCTCTTTCCTTCACGCGAGCAAAAGCGGTTGGCGGACGCTCTGGGCGCCGTGGTCGGATCGCTCGAGCGCTACGCCGATACGATGTTCGACATTCTCGAGAAAGGCGACCGTGGCGAATCGGGCGCCCGCACGACGGAGGTACGTCGAAGCTTGGGCAGGGCGCTCGGTGAGGCGGAGACCTCGCTCGAACGGATGCTCGCCGAGCCGCGCAGCTTCCAATCGGGCGCAGACGACGCCGTGCAACTCGTGACGTACGCGCGCCGTTTCTCGGCCGCGCTGACGGCTCTCGATCTGCAGCTGGCGGCGCACAAAGTGGCCGATTCGCCCGATCGGGCGGAAATTCTCGGGCCTCTGCGCGCCTACGTGGACGGGGTGCTCGAAGCCACCGGGACGTTCGTGCGCGACGGCCAGCGTACACCTCTGCCTGCGGCACCGGCGCTTCCTGCATCGGCCGATGCCGCTCTGCGTCGCGTGCTCCGCCACACGGAACTGGTCGCGAGCGTCGCGTGGGGAAGCTCCCGGGGCTAA
- a CDS encoding ester cyclase has product MTTQAFTVESFARFWAKPDAALVPHAVTEDVVGHWPGLEEPAQGVVAYAERIAQVLALVPDLRLEVLEHATNDDLLFIRWRALGTGAKGPFALSGIDRIRLREGRVAENVIVFDTVRFRDLVGAPVPYSP; this is encoded by the coding sequence ATGACAACGCAAGCCTTTACCGTGGAAAGCTTTGCACGATTTTGGGCCAAGCCCGACGCTGCGCTCGTGCCGCATGCGGTGACGGAGGACGTCGTGGGGCATTGGCCGGGTCTCGAAGAACCTGCGCAGGGGGTCGTCGCTTATGCGGAGCGCATTGCGCAGGTGTTGGCGCTCGTTCCCGATTTGCGACTCGAGGTCCTCGAGCATGCCACCAACGACGATTTGCTCTTCATACGATGGCGCGCTTTGGGAACGGGCGCCAAAGGACCTTTCGCATTGAGCGGCATCGATCGCATTCGCCTGCGCGAAGGACGCGTGGCGGAGAACGTCATCGTGTTCGACACCGTGCGCTTTCGCGATCTCGTCGGCGCGCCCGTCCCGTATTCACCTTAG
- a CDS encoding DUF6058 family natural product biosynthesis protein produces the protein MIEQDLIYIRANYVTLGALAAGRAETEEELRAHVAAKRLPGPAYVLPDGTEMFPRDWLALADQSGGVDRARSAFVRRFLAASKEAGEPAGEETAAEEWTNYLGGMYAVCLREVTPENVFRKERLVRRLTEQLASPAPNDPAWRARLRTDVDALDQLERPFAPYDRIRFGGPVTRDRLITAAKARYPACFE, from the coding sequence ATGATCGAGCAGGACCTAATCTACATTCGTGCCAACTATGTCACCCTGGGCGCGTTGGCGGCGGGGCGGGCGGAGACGGAGGAGGAGCTGCGCGCGCACGTGGCGGCGAAGCGGCTGCCCGGGCCGGCCTACGTGCTGCCCGATGGGACGGAGATGTTTCCGCGCGATTGGCTCGCGTTGGCGGATCAATCGGGCGGCGTCGATCGGGCGCGGTCCGCGTTCGTGCGGCGATTCCTGGCGGCGTCGAAGGAGGCGGGCGAACCTGCGGGTGAGGAGACCGCGGCCGAGGAATGGACGAATTACCTCGGTGGGATGTACGCCGTGTGTCTGCGGGAGGTGACGCCGGAGAATGTGTTTCGCAAGGAGCGGCTCGTGCGACGATTGACCGAGCAACTCGCGTCCCCTGCCCCGAACGACCCGGCGTGGCGAGCGCGCCTTCGCACCGATGTCGACGCGCTCGATCAATTGGAGCGCCCTTTTGCGCCGTATGACCGAATCCGCTTTGGCGGTCCGGTCACACGGGATCGACTCATCACGGCCGCGAAGGCACGGTATCCCGCCTGTTTCGAATGA
- a CDS encoding DUF4982 domain-containing protein, with product MKRLVTIVGPAVLAACAGNGEVPQQGETSSSISVSAAPAESHRRTLNFNTHWLFAGDVPGQNGQVVSAQESSEASFVPVTLPYFRLHPHKGFGKIDFEVPVSWYRRHFTLPSEFAGRRIAVEFQGVAKIADVYVNGTWVGQHKGSYTSFTFDVTDLVHLGGQDNVIAVKVDSTEHGDIPPEGGAVDYYVWGGIVRDVNLVVTDPLHADTPFVSTVSVANGSATVRARTNVRNDGDTAKTATVSTSLVDAGGQVVGTGSATLAVPPHGAKEFSYDISVSSPKLWHPDNPYLYTARTQVGDGAALVDERNVRVGIRSIEFRRSDGKFYLNGQWLKLRGLDRHEQYPYIGRAAPNRLQAKDADILKYELGINIVRTSHYPQDPEFLDRTDEIGLLVLEEIPGWQHIGDANWKNISIQNVEEMVTRDRHHPSIVTWGVRINESGDDHDFYVATNAKARALDPSRPTCGVRNFRNSEFLEDLYTYNDFSGTAQDPAVLPWLITESVGHTKPHQAWDPESTLIGTMQTHLNVQNTAAAKANISGAMGWAAFDYNTTFNTGASCHDATCYHGVSDIFRLPKFSASAFSSQRDPAKYGPYVSIDNYWMSSSANLVYVAGNCDQVELFANGASKGKIGPNAYTSLPHPFFQFNNVTYAAGSLRADCWIGGSIAKTATQYTPGAATKLALSIDDGLIQADGADMTRVVVRALDAHDQAVPYDASKVTFAVTGPGALIGESPLTLEAGRGAVYLKSALGKTGNIGLTASAPGLTAASVSVNATPFVADIVPAGGAYGFGFVNDVNDSAQGTAANRFNYVGSGWRHGGCAGGCFSGDNSWDNVANETVTLAFRGQRVVLYGVYDTIHGTAAVSIDGGAETDVSLKGPRRGNVAVWTSPTLPEGNHTLKVRVKGDGYVVIDRAMVVSTGPTLLVP from the coding sequence ATGAAACGACTCGTCACGATCGTCGGCCCCGCCGTCTTGGCGGCGTGTGCAGGAAATGGCGAAGTACCCCAGCAAGGCGAAACCTCGAGCTCCATATCGGTGTCCGCGGCACCTGCTGAGTCACATCGGCGTACGCTGAACTTCAATACGCATTGGCTCTTTGCCGGCGACGTGCCCGGGCAAAATGGACAGGTCGTATCCGCCCAAGAATCGAGCGAAGCGTCGTTCGTTCCGGTGACATTGCCGTATTTCCGGCTCCATCCCCACAAGGGATTCGGCAAAATCGATTTCGAGGTGCCGGTGTCCTGGTATCGCCGGCATTTCACCTTGCCGAGCGAGTTCGCAGGCCGCCGCATCGCCGTCGAATTCCAGGGGGTCGCCAAAATCGCCGACGTGTACGTGAATGGCACGTGGGTCGGTCAGCACAAAGGCTCGTACACGTCGTTCACGTTCGACGTCACCGATCTCGTGCACCTCGGGGGCCAAGACAACGTGATTGCCGTCAAGGTGGACTCGACGGAGCATGGCGACATTCCGCCCGAGGGCGGGGCCGTCGATTATTACGTCTGGGGCGGCATCGTCCGCGACGTGAACCTCGTCGTCACCGATCCGCTCCACGCCGACACGCCGTTCGTGAGCACGGTCTCCGTCGCCAATGGAAGTGCGACGGTGCGCGCACGGACCAACGTCCGCAACGACGGCGACACCGCGAAAACCGCGACGGTGAGCACGTCGCTCGTGGATGCCGGCGGTCAGGTCGTGGGCACCGGCTCGGCGACCTTGGCCGTGCCCCCGCACGGAGCCAAGGAATTCAGCTACGACATCTCCGTCTCTTCGCCCAAACTCTGGCACCCGGACAATCCGTATTTGTATACTGCACGCACCCAGGTGGGCGATGGCGCCGCGCTCGTGGACGAGCGCAATGTGCGGGTGGGCATTCGGTCCATCGAGTTTCGTCGAAGCGACGGCAAATTTTACCTCAATGGCCAATGGCTCAAGCTGCGCGGCCTCGACCGGCACGAGCAATACCCGTACATCGGCCGCGCTGCGCCGAATCGGTTGCAGGCCAAAGATGCCGATATTCTGAAGTACGAATTGGGCATCAACATCGTTCGAACGTCGCACTATCCGCAAGATCCGGAGTTTTTGGACCGCACGGACGAAATCGGCCTTCTCGTTCTGGAGGAGATCCCCGGCTGGCAGCACATCGGCGATGCCAATTGGAAGAACATCTCCATTCAAAACGTGGAGGAGATGGTCACGCGCGATCGGCACCATCCGTCCATCGTCACGTGGGGTGTGCGCATCAACGAATCGGGCGACGACCACGACTTTTACGTGGCGACCAACGCCAAGGCCCGTGCCCTCGATCCTTCGCGCCCCACCTGCGGCGTGCGCAACTTCCGCAACAGCGAGTTCCTGGAGGATCTGTACACGTACAACGACTTCTCCGGCACGGCGCAGGATCCCGCGGTGCTCCCGTGGCTCATCACGGAGTCGGTCGGGCATACGAAGCCGCACCAGGCGTGGGATCCCGAGAGCACGTTGATTGGCACGATGCAGACGCACCTCAACGTGCAGAACACGGCGGCGGCGAAGGCGAATATCTCCGGGGCCATGGGCTGGGCGGCGTTCGATTACAACACGACCTTCAACACGGGCGCCTCGTGCCACGATGCCACGTGCTACCACGGCGTGTCGGATATCTTCCGCCTGCCGAAGTTCTCCGCGTCGGCGTTTTCCTCGCAGCGCGATCCCGCGAAGTATGGCCCGTACGTGTCGATTGACAATTACTGGATGTCCTCGTCCGCCAATTTGGTTTACGTGGCCGGCAATTGCGATCAGGTGGAGCTTTTTGCCAACGGCGCGTCCAAGGGAAAAATTGGCCCGAACGCGTACACGTCGCTGCCGCACCCCTTCTTCCAATTCAACAATGTGACGTACGCGGCGGGCAGCCTGCGTGCCGATTGCTGGATTGGCGGGAGCATCGCCAAGACGGCCACGCAGTACACGCCGGGGGCCGCGACGAAGCTCGCCCTGAGCATCGACGATGGACTGATTCAAGCGGATGGTGCGGACATGACCCGGGTCGTGGTGCGCGCGCTGGATGCGCATGACCAGGCCGTTCCGTACGATGCCTCCAAGGTGACATTCGCCGTGACCGGCCCCGGTGCGCTCATCGGGGAGAGCCCGCTGACGTTGGAGGCGGGGCGCGGGGCGGTGTACCTCAAGTCGGCGCTCGGCAAGACCGGGAATATCGGACTTACCGCGAGTGCGCCGGGTCTTACGGCGGCATCGGTCAGCGTGAATGCGACCCCGTTCGTCGCGGACATCGTTCCTGCGGGCGGCGCCTATGGATTCGGCTTCGTCAACGACGTGAACGATTCCGCGCAGGGCACGGCGGCGAATCGGTTCAATTACGTGGGCTCGGGCTGGCGCCACGGGGGATGCGCGGGCGGCTGTTTCAGCGGCGACAACTCGTGGGACAACGTGGCCAACGAGACGGTGACCTTGGCCTTCCGCGGCCAGCGGGTCGTGCTCTACGGCGTCTACGATACGATCCACGGCACCGCCGCCGTATCGATCGACGGCGGCGCCGAAACCGACGTCTCCCTCAAGGGACCGCGTCGCGGCAACGTAGCCGTGTGGACGAGCCCCACCTTGCCCGAGGGCAATCACACCCTCAAAGTGCGCGTCAAAGGCGACGGCTACGTCGTCATCGATCGCGCCATGGTGGTCTCGACCGGCCCAACGTTGCTGGTACCGTGA
- a CDS encoding beta-lactamase family protein: MQRDADALREAGAPGVLALANLDGDVVRTRSGVADVKTNAPIAENATFRAASVTKTFVATVVLQLVAEKKLALDDTLERWLPEVLVPKSGNDGSKVTLRNLLQQTSGLYDYRRALPADETEASYLLHRFDTYTKSELIKKAMEHAPDFIPNPEHPRWQYSNTNYLLLSRILEKVTGQDWERAIEERIFDRLHLSGAKLPGNDAQLPSPYLAGYERFASQGEWVDVTVRSGSAAGAAGSLVATTDDLDRFFRALADGTLLPAAEWAEMQKTVVADDYAALMPGIRYGLGVFWYPLSCGGGYWNGLGDTLGYMVRTAVTADGRRSAVVAVSTDQGHDTKDLVRQDALVRTLIDHALCAPMQWPL, translated from the coding sequence ATGCAGCGCGATGCCGATGCACTGCGCGAGGCAGGCGCGCCCGGCGTGTTGGCGTTGGCGAACCTCGACGGAGACGTGGTGCGCACGCGAAGTGGTGTGGCGGATGTCAAAACGAATGCGCCCATCGCGGAGAATGCCACCTTCCGAGCGGCCAGCGTGACGAAGACCTTCGTCGCCACGGTCGTGCTTCAATTGGTCGCCGAAAAGAAGCTCGCCCTCGACGATACGTTGGAACGATGGCTCCCGGAGGTCCTCGTCCCGAAGAGTGGAAACGATGGCTCCAAGGTCACCCTGCGCAATCTGCTCCAGCAGACCAGCGGCCTTTACGATTACCGCCGCGCCCTTCCGGCGGACGAGACGGAGGCGAGCTATCTCCTGCACCGTTTCGACACGTACACCAAGTCCGAGCTGATCAAGAAAGCCATGGAGCATGCGCCGGACTTCATTCCCAATCCGGAGCATCCGCGCTGGCAATATTCGAATACCAATTATCTCTTGCTTTCACGCATCCTCGAGAAGGTCACTGGGCAGGATTGGGAGCGGGCCATCGAAGAACGCATTTTCGATCGCCTGCACCTCTCCGGTGCCAAGCTGCCGGGAAACGACGCCCAGCTGCCCTCTCCTTATCTTGCGGGCTACGAGCGATTCGCCTCCCAAGGAGAATGGGTGGACGTGACCGTCCGCAGCGGGAGTGCGGCCGGGGCGGCAGGGTCCCTCGTCGCCACGACGGACGATCTGGATCGATTTTTCCGCGCATTGGCGGATGGAACCCTTTTGCCGGCCGCCGAGTGGGCGGAAATGCAAAAGACCGTCGTGGCGGACGACTATGCGGCCCTCATGCCCGGAATCCGCTATGGGCTGGGCGTATTTTGGTATCCCCTGAGTTGCGGGGGCGGATATTGGAACGGCCTGGGCGACACCCTCGGCTACATGGTTCGTACCGCCGTCACCGCCGACGGGCGCCGCAGCGCAGTCGTCGCCGTGTCGACGGATCAGGGGCACGATACCAAGGATCTCGTGCGGCAGGATGCCCTGGTGCGCACGCTCATCGATCACGCGTTGTGCGCGCCCATGCAGTGGCCGCTTTGA
- a CDS encoding erythromycin esterase family protein yields the protein MFIRSVIGLVAAVGLVGCADSANTAENAASSQVALEAPVDMGIHRFDGIDPSLPTADLQRLRAIVGGARIVGLGEGTHASGGYHELHERVARFMIQEMGFRVVTLETPRWRAEKVNDYVATCQGDVNEVLLGMFGVFRSSNMRNLVTWMCQWNQEHPYDRVRFTGFDMQEPWAQHMALEAFLHDGMPEDADALYARLSTCNGIKAVSNTDYYENYDHLPYPKEAQDACHRGLDALEAYWQEHECDIVERTSARALALARIDLVAFRQWQHRRSYEPSSLGSYQARDTGMAYILTNQWRIDGRPKTIAWAHNGHLQYTPYGPQGHDPHGAIPMGAQLKEDLGHDYAAIAMVGYDVGIRWPGEEPEWLPPPPADSVEGKLHAFGEPYLLVDLKRVSSRFLEPGKEYELNDDMDVPGKAFRALLYLDRSEPMTPSR from the coding sequence ATGTTCATTCGCTCGGTCATCGGTCTCGTTGCAGCGGTGGGGCTCGTTGGATGCGCAGATAGCGCCAACACGGCGGAGAATGCCGCCTCCTCACAGGTCGCGCTCGAAGCCCCCGTGGACATGGGAATTCACCGCTTCGACGGGATCGATCCCTCGTTGCCGACGGCGGATCTGCAGCGGCTGCGCGCCATCGTGGGTGGGGCTCGGATCGTCGGTCTCGGCGAGGGGACGCACGCCTCGGGCGGCTACCACGAGCTCCACGAACGCGTCGCGAGGTTCATGATCCAGGAAATGGGCTTTCGCGTCGTCACCCTCGAGACGCCGCGCTGGCGGGCCGAAAAGGTGAACGACTACGTGGCCACGTGCCAAGGAGATGTCAATGAGGTGCTCCTCGGCATGTTCGGCGTTTTTCGCAGCTCGAACATGCGCAATCTCGTGACGTGGATGTGCCAATGGAACCAAGAGCACCCGTACGATCGTGTGCGTTTCACGGGCTTCGACATGCAGGAGCCCTGGGCTCAGCATATGGCCCTGGAGGCATTCCTTCACGACGGCATGCCCGAGGATGCGGACGCCCTATACGCGCGGCTTTCGACCTGCAATGGCATCAAGGCCGTATCGAACACGGACTATTACGAAAATTACGACCACCTCCCTTATCCGAAGGAGGCGCAGGACGCATGCCATCGAGGGCTCGATGCTCTCGAGGCGTATTGGCAGGAGCATGAGTGCGATATCGTCGAGCGCACGTCGGCCCGCGCGCTGGCGCTCGCGCGCATCGACCTCGTGGCATTTCGGCAATGGCAGCATCGCAGATCGTATGAGCCAAGCAGCCTCGGCTCGTACCAAGCGCGGGATACGGGCATGGCCTACATCCTCACGAACCAATGGCGGATCGATGGACGACCGAAGACCATCGCGTGGGCGCACAATGGCCATCTGCAATACACGCCCTACGGCCCGCAGGGCCACGATCCGCATGGCGCCATTCCGATGGGGGCCCAGCTCAAAGAGGACCTCGGTCACGATTACGCGGCCATCGCCATGGTTGGATACGACGTTGGCATCCGCTGGCCAGGCGAAGAGCCCGAGTGGCTCCCGCCGCCCCCGGCCGATTCGGTCGAGGGCAAGCTGCACGCCTTTGGCGAGCCGTACTTGCTGGTCGATCTCAAGCGCGTGTCATCGCGATTTCTCGAACCCGGCAAGGAATACGAGCTGAATGACGACATGGACGTTCCCGGCAAGGCATTCCGCGCGCTCTTGTACCTCGATCGCTCGGAGCCAATGACCCCGAGCAGGTGA